GGTCTCCCGCGCGGGGGAGACCGGGCAGCCGGGCGGCGGCCCGGAACCGGCGGCGCCGCGCCGGCTGGCGCTGGACGTGCCGGGCACGGACCCCGGCACGCTGGCCGACGTCCTGGCCCGGGCCGCCCCGCACGTCGTCGTCAACGCCGCGGGCGCGGTGTGGGCCGCGTCCGAGGAGGAGATGGCCCGCGGCAACGTGCTGCTCGTCGACCGCCTGCTGACCGTCCTGCCCCGGCTGCCCCGGCCACCGCGGCTGCTCCAGCTGGGCACCGTCCACGAGTACGGGCCGCCCCTGGACGACGGCCCGGTCACCGAGGCGGCGGCACTGCGGCCGGTCTCCGGCTACGGACGGACCAAGGCACGGGCGAGCGAGGCCGTGCTCGGCGCGGCGCGGGACGGCGCGCTGGAGGCGACGGTGCTGCGGGTCTCCAACGCCGTGGGCGCCGGACTGCCCCGGGCCAGCCTGCTGGGCGGCGTGGCCGCGGAGCTGGCCGCGGTACCGGAGCACGGCGCCCCGGCCGTCCTGCGGCTCGGCCCGCTGACCGCCCGCCGCGACTTCGTCGACGCCACGGACGTGGCCGAGGCCGTGGTCGCGGCCGCCGCCGCGCCGGCCGCCGTACCCGTCGTGAACATCGGCCGGGGCACCTCGGTCGCCGCCGGGGACCTGGTCCGGCGGCTGCTGGCGGTCAGCGGCCGGCCCGCCGAGCTCGTCGAACAGCAGCAGCCGGCGGCCGTCCCGGCAGCACCGGGCGGCACCGCCTACGCACAGCGGCTCGACATCACCCTCGCCCGCCGGGCACTGGGCTGGCGACCGAGCAGAGAACTGGACGACTCCCTGCGGTGTCTGTGGCTCGCGGCCGGCGACCCGCCGTACGCGTCCGGCCGGGGCGCGAGGAAATGAGGAAGAGGCGATGACCGACAGCAAGGCGCGGATCCTGGAGCAGGTGCGCGGCTACCACCAGGAGCACGAAAGCCGGGGATTCACCCCGGGGGTCACCCCCATCTGGCCGTCCGGCGCCGTACTCGACGAGGACGACCGGGTCGCGCTGGTCGAGGCGGCGCTGGACATGCGGATCGCGGCCGGGGTCAGCTCCCGCAGGTTCGAGCGGGAGCTGGCCAAGGCCCTCGGTCTGCGCAAGGCGCATCTGACCAACTCCGGTTCGTCGGCGAACCTGCTGGCCCTGTCGGCGCTGACCTCACCGCAGCTGGAGGACCGCCGACTGCGGCCCGGCGACGAGGTGATCACCGTGGCGGCCGGCTTCCCGACCACGGTCAACCCCATCCTGCAGAACGGCATGGTCCCGGTCTTCGTCGACGTCGAGCTGGGGACGTACAACACCACCCCGGAGCGGATCGCCGAGGCGATCGGGCCCCGCACCCGCGCGATCATGGTCGCGCACGCCCTGGGCAACCCGTTCGCCGCGGCCGAGGTCGCCGAACTCGCCGAGGCGCACGACCTGTTCCTCGTCGAGGACAACTGCGACGCCCTGGGCTCGACCTACCGAGGGCAGCTCACCGGGACCTTCGGGGACCTGGCGACCGTCAGCTTCTATCCCGCGCACCACATCACCACCGGCGAGGGCGGCAGCGTGCTCACGTCGAACCTCGCGCTCGCCCGGATCGTCGAGCAACTGCGGGACTGGGGCCGGGACTGCTGGTGCGAACCGGGCGAGGACAACACCTGCTTCAAGCGGTTCGACTACCAGATGGGCACGCTGCCGCACGGCTACGACCACAAGTACATCTTCTCCCACGTCGGGTACAACCTGAAGTCCACCGACCTCCAGGCCGCCCTGGGGCTGAGCCAGCTCGCCAAGCTCCCCGCGTTCGGCGAGGCCCGCCGCCGCAACTGGCAGCGTCTGCGGGAGGGGCTGGAGGGCGTGCCCGGACTGCTGCTGCCGCGGGCCACCGAGGGCAGCGACCCCAGCTGGTTCGGCTTCGCCCTCACCGTGCTGCCCGACGCCTCGTTCAAGGTCAAGGAGCTGACCGACTTCCTGGAGTCCCGCAAGATCGGCACCCGCCGCTTCTTCAGCGGCAACCTCACCCGCCACCCCGCCTACCTCGACCGGCCGCACCGGGTGGTCGGCGACCTCGTCAACTCCGACACGGTGACCGGGAGCACCTTCTGGATCGGCGTCTTCCCGGGCCTGACCGAGGAGATGACGGACTACGTCAGCGCCTCGATCCGGGAGTTCGTATGCGGTACCGCGAACTGAGCATCGAGGGCAGCCTGCTGCTGTCCCCCGACAAGATCACCGACTCCCGCGGCTGCTTCTACGAGGCGTACCGGCCCGGTGAACTCGCCGACCACGCGGGCCACCCCTTCACCGTCGCCCAGACCAACTTCTCCGTCTCGGCGCGCGGTGTGCTGCGCGGCATCCACGGCACGCGCACCCCACCCGGCCAGGCCAAGGTCGTCACCTGTCACCGGGGTGCCGTACTGGACGTGATCGTCGACATCCGCCTGGGGTCGCCCACCTTCGGCCGGCACCAGAGCCAGGTGCTGCGTGCCGAGTCCGGCGCGGCCGTGTACCTCGCCGAGGGCCTGGGGCACGCCTTCCTCGCCCTCACCGACGACACCTGCGTGGGCTACCTGTGCTCCACCCCGTTCGTACCGGGCACCCAGCTCGACCTCGACCCCTTCGACCCGGACCTCGCCATCGACTGGGGACCGGCGAAGGACCTGCACGTCTCGGAGAAGGACCGGCGGGCGCCCGGGCTCGCCGAGGCGGCACGGTCCGGGCTGCTGCCCGGCTACGACGACTGCCTCGCGCTCTACGAGCGGCTCCGCCGGGCCGCGGACCCGGCCGCGCCGGCGGCGGCCCCCTCGTGACGCACCGCCTTTCCCCGCCCGCACACCCCAGCCCTCCGCGCGCCGCACGCGCGCGGGAGGCCGACGCAACCGAACCCGGAGGGTCGTAACAGCCGTGTCCGAGCAGCGCGTACCGACGCACCAGCCCCCGAGCGCCCCCGAACCGGCGCGCGGGGACCACGAGGGCCAGACCCTCAACTCCTTCTACGGTGCCTTCCCCTACCCCTGGTCGCCGCACCAGCTGACCACGCTGGACGACCCGGCCTTCTACACCCGCTTCCTGTGCCAGGACGTGGGTGACGACACGGGTGGCCGGGTACCCGTCGACGCCGACATCTGGGTCGCCGGCTGCGGCACGAACCAGGCGCTGATCACCGCCCTGCGTTTCCCGGGCGCCCGCGTCCTGGGCACCGACGCCTCGGAGAACTCCCTCGCCCTGTGCGAGGCCAACGCCCGCAGCCTCGGCGTCACCAACCTGACGCTGCGTCACGAGGGCTTGACGAAGGCTCCGTACCGCGAGCAGTTCGACTACGTCCTGTGCACCGGCGTCATCCACCACAACCCGAACCCGTCGGTCTGCCTGCGGTCGCTGGCCGCCGCGCTGCGCCCGGACGCCGTGCTGGAGCTGATGGTCTACAACACCTACCACCGCCAGGAGATGATCGCCTTCCAGAAGGCGCTCACCCTGATGGGCATCGACCGGGTGGGGGAGTTGCCCGAGCGGCTCGCGCTCGCCCGCGGGCTGGGGGAGTCGGTACCCGCGGACGGGCTGCTCGGCCGCAAGATGGAGATGTTCGAGTACACCGACGAGGCGGCCTGGGCCGACAGCTGGATGAGCCCCCTCGAACACAGCTACTCCGTCGAGGAGCTGGCGGCGATGGCCGACGGCTGCGGCCTCGCCCTGGAGACGCCCACCGTCAACGCCTTCGACCAGGTCAGCGACAGCAACCAGTGGGACGTCCCGGTGCCGGACGGCGAGCTGCGTGCCCGCTATGACGCGCTGCCGGACCCGACGCGCTGGCAGCTGGTCAACCTGCTGCTGATGGACCGCTCGCCGATGCTGTGGTTCTACCTGGGCCGGGCCGGCCGGCCGCGCGCCACCGAGGCCGAGCGCGACCGCGCGTTCCTGGACACCGTGCACCGCCCCAGCGCCGCCCAGCAGCGCCGCTGGACCCGGCGGCCGGACGGCGGCTACCAGGAGGCGGAGACCACCACGGCCTTTCCCGCGGCCAAGCCGCCGGCCGCCGTCCGCCCGCTGTACGAAGCCGTCGACGGCGAGCGCACGATCCGGCAGCTCCTCGCGGACCTGGGCAGCGCGCCCACCCCGGCCGAAGTCCGCCGCGCCCGGCTGCAACTGACGACCAGTCAGTACCCCTTCCTGGTCGCCGACCGGACGCCCGCCCGGTGACGCCCGGGATGTCCCGCGGCACGCCGAAGAACTCCCACAGATGAGGCCCTCGTGAACACATCCCTGAACGCGTCGGACGCACCCCGGGCGGCCGCCTCCGCCACCCCGGACGGCTGGAAGGTCCTCCATGACGGCGGCCCCGGCGAGCTGGTGCTGGCCGTCGACTACGCCTCCACCGGCCGGCGCGAGTCCAGCTTCTTCGACATCGTCCCCAACCTGCCCGCGGACCGGACGGTCTGGGAGACCACCCAGCCCCCGCTCGGGCAGGAGACCGAGATGGGCGGAGCCGCGTACGTGGCCCGCTGGATGCGCGCGGTCACGGAGTCCGGCCGGCACGTCCGGGCCGTCATGGGCTACTGCGTGGGCAGCGTCTTCGCGGCCGCGCTGGCCGAGGAGATCGGCCGCATCCAGTCCGAGCCGCCCGTGGTGCTGATGTTCGACCCCTCCGTGCCGGTCTCGGTCAACCTCCGGCACGACTTCTGCAATGTCATCGACCACTACGCGACCATCCTCACCGAGGACGAGGTCCGCCACTGCAAGGCCGAGGCGCACCGGCTGTTCGCCGAGGACGACGACTTCGACCGGCTGGGCGCGCGGTACTCCCGGATGTTCGAGGAGGTCGTGGAGACCGCCTTCATCCGCAGCGAACTGGACGTCGAGCTGGGCCGCGAACTGTCGGACACCTTCGTCTCCTTCGTCCGCTACCTGGTCGCCGCCCGGCAGGTGGACCCCAGCCGCGTCTGGGCCCGGGGCACCGCCGTCAGCTCACGGGACTCGACCCCGGCCGCCGACCTCGCCGGCCACGAGATCCAGTTCCACATCGACCACCTCGACATCCTCCGCGACCCCGGCGTGGGCCGGGCGGTGACCGAGCTGCTGACCGCACCCCGCTGACCCATCCCGCACCTCAACCGCACGTCACACACTGCAAGGAAGGGACCAACCGCGATGTCACTCTCGACGGGGGCCACAGCGCGCACCGCCTCGCCCAAGGAACGGTCGCTGTGGATGCTCGACCGGCTCGTACCCGGTGCGGGCGCCAACAACGTCCCGGCGGCCCTGCGGATCGGCGGCCGGCTGGACCGCCCGGCCCTGCGGACGGCCCTGACCGCGGTGGTACGCCGCCACGACGCCCTGCGCACCGTCTTCCACGCCGCCGACGACACCCTCACCGCCTCGGTGCTCGCCCCCGGTGAGGCGGACCTGGACGTCCAGGAGATCGCGCCCTCGGCGGACGGGCCGCAGGCCGCCCTGACCTCCTTCGCCGCCCCGCCGTTCGCCCTCGACGGCCGCCCGCTGATCCGTGCGGGCGTCCTCGCCGACGGCGACGACGACGTGCTCTGCTTCGTCGTGCACCACCTGGTCTTCGACACCGTCTCCGCGGGCGTCTTCACCCGCTCCCTGGCCCGGGCGTACGCACGGGTGCTGCGCGGCGAGCAGCCCTACCCGCCCGACGAGGGCACCGGACCGGTCCCGGTGCTGGACGAACCCGCCCCCCGGTCGCGGAGCACCGACTTCTGGCGCGACCACCTGGCCGGCTTCGACCCCGGCGCGCTGGAGACGGACTGCGGCACCGGCCACAACCCCGACCGCCCCACGCTGGCCGGCGGCAGGCTGGACCACACCCTCTCGCCCGGGGCGACCGCGGCGGTGCGCAAGCTGGCCAAGGAACTGCGCGCCCCCGAGGCCGTGGTGCTGCTCGCCGCCTACTACCTGCTGCTAGCCGCGCACGGCGCCGGCCCCGACCTGGTCGTCGGCACGCCCGTCAACGTGCGCGGCGACGGCGCGGCGGACGCCATCGGCTACCACGTCAACACCCTGCCGCTGCGGACGGCGGTGGACCCCGGCGAACCGTTCCGCGCGCTCGTCACCCGTACCCGGAACGTCTTCTTCGGCGCCCTGTCCCATGCGGATGCCCCGGTCGACGGCCTGCTCGGGGAGGTCGCCCGGCCCGGCGCGTCCTGGCGCGGCTCGCTCTTCCGCCATGTGTTCAACTACGTCCCCGCCCCGGGCGACGCCGGCCTGACCTTCGGCGACGCCCCGGCCCGCACGGAGCCCGCCGAGACCGGGTACTGCAAGTTCGACCTGGAGCTGAACGTTCTCGCGACGCCGGACACCCTCTCCCTGCGCGCGGTCCACGGCACCGAGGCGCTCGCCGAGGCGGACGCCCGGGCACTGGTGCGGCGCTACGACGCACTGCTGTCCGGCCTCGGCGAGGCGGCGGACCGGACCGTCGCGGAGATCGAGGTGGGCACCGACGCCGACCGCGCCGCGCTGCGGACCGGGTACGAGGAGACGGTCCGCGCCGGGGGAGCGGCCGGGTTCGTGGCCGCCCCGGACGGCCGGGAGGCGCTGCCCGGCGTGCGCGGTGAACTGTGCCTCGTGGCCACCTCCCGCCCCGCTGCCGACGACGGGTACGACGGCGAACACCCGCTGCACGGGCCGTACCGCCGTACCGGCGAACTGGCCCGCCGCGGCCACGACGGCACGCTGGAGGTCCTCGGCCGGGCGGACCGTCGGGTCACCGTCCACGGCGTACCGGTGCAACTCGATCGCCTGGAGGCCCTGTTGGCCTCCGAGGACGGCGTGCGCGCGGCGGCCGCGGTGCTGCGGAAGGGCGACGACACCGGCACCGGCGGACTGGTCGCCTTCCTCGCGGCCCCCGACGACCCGCAGCTCCTGGACCGGCTGCGCAAGCGCGTCGGCGCCGAACTTCCGGCCGCCGCCGAACCGGGAGCCTTCGTGGTCCTGGACGCGCTGCCCACGGCCGCCGACGGGCGGCCGGACCTCGCGGAGCTGGAGCGCCGGGCCGCCGCCGACGGGGCCACCGGCGCCGGTGCTTCCGACGACTCCGACGGGCAGCTGCTGGCGGACCTGATCGAGCTGTGGCAGGACATCCTGGAACGCGACGACGTGGGCCCGCAGGCCAACTTCTTCGAGCTGGGCGGCCATTCGCTGCTCGCCGCGAAGGTGGCACAGCGCAGCGGCAAGCTGGCCGGCGTACGGGTCAGGCTCGCCGACGTCTTCGCCAACCCCACCCCGGTCACCCTGGCCGAGCACCTGCGCGCGGCCCGCGCCTGAACGGCGACGGGGCGGCGTACCCCCGCGGGTACGCCGCCCCGTCCGGCGCCGGAGGCGTCAGCCCACGGGCCGCTCGGCCCCCACGCGCCGGCTGTCCACCACCAGGTCCAGGTCCGAGGGGATCTCCGTACGGTGCCGCACATTGAGCTTGCGGTACACCCGCGTCAGGTGCTGTTCCACCGTGCTGACCGTGATGTGCAGCTTGCGGCTGATCTCGCGGTTGGTGTAGCCGAGCGTGGCGAGGGTGGCCACCCTCCGCTCGGCACTGCTCAGCGAGGCGATGTCGGCGGGGCCGGCCTGGACACGCAGCGGTCGGTCCACCTCCTCCGCGCCGGGGCTCGGTTTGAGCCGGCGCAGCAGCGGCTCGGCCTGGCAGTGCCGGGCGGCGTTCCACGCCTGCCGGGACACCATCCGCGCCCGCCCCGCGGCACCGAGCGCCCGATGCGCGTCACCGAGATCGGCCAGTGCCCGGGCCAGTTCGTACGGATTGTGCGCCGACTGGAGTTCCTCCACCGCCTCCGTCAACAGCGCCGGGCGCCGCTGGAGTTCGACGGTCGCGGCGCGCAGGCGCAGCGTGGTGCCCCGGAGGCGCGGGCTGTTCGCGCGGGGGCGGGCCAGCTGCTCGTCGAGGAGTTCGCGGGCTCGCGCCCGGTCCCCGAGCTGGATCAGGACCTCCGCCGCCGCGGACCGCCACGGTACGAGCGTGGGGACGTCCACGCCCCAGGCCGTCATCAGCTCGCCGCACGCCAGGAAGTCGCCCAGGGCGGCCTGCAGACGGTTGTTGGCCAAGTGGTGCTGTCCGCGCGCGTGCAGGTGGTACAGGCCGTACAGCGAGTCGAAGGCGGTCTCCGGCAGGGAGCCGGTCAGCTGGTCCGCCGCCTCCGTGTCCTTGCCCATCGCGGTGCAGGCGAGCGCGACGGCACCGGAGGCCAGGAACCCGAACGGTCCCCAGATCCGCCGCGGGATCAGCCGCAGCGCGGTGCGGGCATGCTCCTCGGCCGCCGACAGCTCTCCCTGCCGCAGCGCGATCTGCGCCTGCAGCGCGGCGAACACCGCCTGCCAGGTGGGGGCCCGGCGCGCGACCGCCTGTGCCTGCAGACTCCGGCACCAGACCGCCGCCTTGTCCAGGCGGTCGGAGTGGAACAGCGCCAGGATCGCGAACGCCAGCATCTCGAAGGTGTGGTCGCCGAGCGCGGCGTTCTGCAGGATGTGCTCGGCGTCCGCCACCACGTCCTTGCCGTCCTCGTCCCGGAGCGCGGTGGACAGCAGCGTCGCCGCCAGGAGCTCCGGATTGAGGGCGATGGTGGCCGGGGTACTGCCGTCGGGCGCCGGCTCCGCCGGGTACGCGGGGAAATCCTCCAGCAGGGACGGGAAGGTGCAGCCCAGCCACATCCGGGTGAGCTGCCGCTCGGTGGCGAGCTGCCGGTCCTCCCCGGCTCCGGACGGGCCCGGCGCCCGCAGCGCCTCGACGGCCTGTCGTTCCTCGACCGACCACAGCAGATGGCGCCGGATCACGGCCAGTACACCGGCGGAGCGCAGGCGCGGGTCCCGCGCCGGGGCCAGCAGGGACCGCAGGTGGCGGGTGGCGGCGGGGAGGTTCACCCGCAGTTCGGCGCGGGCCAGGTCCGCGATGACGGCGACGTGCTGGCGGTGGTCCAGGGCCGCCCGGTGGGCGAGTTCCAGACACCGGATGGCCGTTGCCGCGTCGTCACCGGCCAGCGCCTGCTCGGCCGCCTCCCGCAGGACGGGGACCGCCGAGGGGTCGGGCGCACCGCCGGCGCCGATCAGCTGCCGGGCGATGTCCAGCGCCGGGCTCCCGGTGTCGTGCAGCAGCCGTGCGCAGCGCCGGTGCAGCAGGGCCCGTTCCGCGGCCGGCATGCCGTCCAGGATCGCGGACCGCATCGCGGGGTGCCGGAAGCGCCCGGCGACGAGCAGCCCGGCCGCCTCCAGGATGCGTACGGCACGTTCGGCGCACAGCGTGTCGATGTCCAGTGCGCGGCACAGCACGTCGAAGGACCAGGCGTCGTCCAGCACGGCCAGCGCCCTGGCGACCCGGCCCGTCTTGGCGTCCCCGCGCCGCAGGCAGGTCAGCACCGCCTGGCGGAACATCTCGTCGACCACCGGCTCGGCGGGCACCGGGGCCCGGCCCGTACGGCCGGCCCGGGCGGACCCGGTGGCATCGGCGAGGACCGTCGCCAGCAGCGGATTGCCGCCGGAGACCGCGAACACCGCCGGAGCGAGCCGCCGGGCGGCGTCGTCGTCGAAGCGACGGCCGAGCAGTCCGGCGACCTCGGGCTCGGTCAGCGGCCGCAGCCCCAGGTGTCCGACGTGCGGCTCACGGGACATGTCGGTGTACGGCGTCAGGTCGGGCTCGGCCTCCAGCTGCTTGCTCAGCACCACCATGATGCGGGCCGAGCGCAGCCGTCGGGTCAGATGGGACAGACAGCGCATGGATGCTGCGTCCGCCTGGTGGACGTCGTCCACCGTGATGACCAGGGGGGTCTCCGCCGCGAGGGTGAGGAGTACCTCGCACAATCCCTGGTGGATGCGTGCGGACCTGCCCTCCGAGGCGTCCGGACCGCCGACCGCCGCCGGCTCGACGCCTTCCCCCAGGAGTTGTTCGGCCCGCCTGGTCGCCGGCTCGTCCAGCGGCGCGCTCCGCAGCAGCTGGCTCATCACGCCCAGCGGGAGCAACTGCTCCGAGGAGCAGGCCGTGGCGCTGAGCCATCGGGCACCGGACTGCAGGGCCTGCTCGGCCGCCGCGTGCAGCATCCCGGTCTTTCCCAGAGCGGCGGAGCCGGTGACGATGATGACGCCACCTCTGCCGCATTGGACGTCCGCGAACATCCGTCGCAGGACAGCCAGTTCCTCTTTCCGACCGACTAACGTCATCGCGCTTCCCCCGACATAGTGCTTCCTGGTCAGGAGAACCTCGAGATGGCGCGAGGAGCCACGCACACCTGGTCGACGAGCATTCCCCCGAACAGCTCGGAATGATCCAAACGATATCGAGCGCATGTCCGCGGGCGGGCGACTTGTGACATAGATAACAAGGGCGTATGGGGGCATTACGCACGCCCCCGCGCGCCGCTGCTGCACTTCGCCGTCGGGTTTGGTATGGGGCCCTCAGGGCCGGTAGCGCAGCGGATGATCCGCCGGGACCTCGGTCAGCACGATCCGGTGCCCGTCCGGGTCGGCGATCCACATCTCGATCAGCCCCCACGGCTCCTGGACGGGCGGCCGCAGCACCTCGACCCCGTGCGCCAGCAGCTCCTCGTGCGCGGCCGCCGCGTCCGCCACCTGGAGCCACAGCTGGAGGGTGTCGGTGGCGGGCTGCGCGGCGCGGCCGGAGACCTCCAGGAAGCCGCCGCCGAGGAAGTACACCGTGCCGCGCTCGGGCCCGGTGCCGAACTCCCGGTAGATCTCCAGACCCAGCGCCTCGCCGTAGAACGCCCGCGAGCGCTCGGGATCGGACGGCCGCAACAGCACCCGGCTGCTCAGTACGTGCACCATGCCGGCGACCCTACGCCGCCGCCCCCGCCCGGCCGGGGAAAAGACCCGGCCGTACGGCCCTGACATCGCCCACGGCTCTCTTGTTAGCCTCCCTTTCAGCCATTCGACCGCCATGTGCCGGCCATATCCGGCCGGGCCCGAGAGGACCGCGCCACCATGCCGACCAGCGAGCTGACCTTCCGTACCGCCCTCGCCACCGACGTCCCCGAGCTGGTCACGCTCATCGAGTCGGCCTACCGCGGGGACGCCAGCCGGGCGGGCTGGACGACGGAGGCGGACCTCCTGGAGGGACAGCGCACCGACCCGGCCGGGGTGGCCGCCGTGGTAAACGCCGACGGCGGCCGGCTGCTGATCGCCGAGCGGGACGGCG
The sequence above is a segment of the Streptomyces lydicus genome. Coding sequences within it:
- a CDS encoding NAD-dependent epimerase/dehydratase family protein; protein product: MTAHEHRSGPGTARHVLVLGGSGFVGRHLTTAFHRAGWQVTAVSRAGETGQPGGGPEPAAPRRLALDVPGTDPGTLADVLARAAPHVVVNAAGAVWAASEEEMARGNVLLVDRLLTVLPRLPRPPRLLQLGTVHEYGPPLDDGPVTEAAALRPVSGYGRTKARASEAVLGAARDGALEATVLRVSNAVGAGLPRASLLGGVAAELAAVPEHGAPAVLRLGPLTARRDFVDATDVAEAVVAAAAAPAAVPVVNIGRGTSVAAGDLVRRLLAVSGRPAELVEQQQPAAVPAAPGGTAYAQRLDITLARRALGWRPSRELDDSLRCLWLAAGDPPYASGRGARK
- the rfbH gene encoding lipopolysaccharide biosynthesis protein RfbH, whose protein sequence is MTDSKARILEQVRGYHQEHESRGFTPGVTPIWPSGAVLDEDDRVALVEAALDMRIAAGVSSRRFERELAKALGLRKAHLTNSGSSANLLALSALTSPQLEDRRLRPGDEVITVAAGFPTTVNPILQNGMVPVFVDVELGTYNTTPERIAEAIGPRTRAIMVAHALGNPFAAAEVAELAEAHDLFLVEDNCDALGSTYRGQLTGTFGDLATVSFYPAHHITTGEGGSVLTSNLALARIVEQLRDWGRDCWCEPGEDNTCFKRFDYQMGTLPHGYDHKYIFSHVGYNLKSTDLQAALGLSQLAKLPAFGEARRRNWQRLREGLEGVPGLLLPRATEGSDPSWFGFALTVLPDASFKVKELTDFLESRKIGTRRFFSGNLTRHPAYLDRPHRVVGDLVNSDTVTGSTFWIGVFPGLTEEMTDYVSASIREFVCGTAN
- a CDS encoding dTDP-4-dehydrorhamnose 3,5-epimerase family protein, producing the protein MRYRELSIEGSLLLSPDKITDSRGCFYEAYRPGELADHAGHPFTVAQTNFSVSARGVLRGIHGTRTPPGQAKVVTCHRGAVLDVIVDIRLGSPTFGRHQSQVLRAESGAAVYLAEGLGHAFLALTDDTCVGYLCSTPFVPGTQLDLDPFDPDLAIDWGPAKDLHVSEKDRRAPGLAEAARSGLLPGYDDCLALYERLRRAADPAAPAAAPS
- a CDS encoding class I SAM-dependent methyltransferase — encoded protein: MSEQRVPTHQPPSAPEPARGDHEGQTLNSFYGAFPYPWSPHQLTTLDDPAFYTRFLCQDVGDDTGGRVPVDADIWVAGCGTNQALITALRFPGARVLGTDASENSLALCEANARSLGVTNLTLRHEGLTKAPYREQFDYVLCTGVIHHNPNPSVCLRSLAAALRPDAVLELMVYNTYHRQEMIAFQKALTLMGIDRVGELPERLALARGLGESVPADGLLGRKMEMFEYTDEAAWADSWMSPLEHSYSVEELAAMADGCGLALETPTVNAFDQVSDSNQWDVPVPDGELRARYDALPDPTRWQLVNLLLMDRSPMLWFYLGRAGRPRATEAERDRAFLDTVHRPSAAQQRRWTRRPDGGYQEAETTTAFPAAKPPAAVRPLYEAVDGERTIRQLLADLGSAPTPAEVRRARLQLTTSQYPFLVADRTPAR
- a CDS encoding condensation domain-containing protein gives rise to the protein MSLSTGATARTASPKERSLWMLDRLVPGAGANNVPAALRIGGRLDRPALRTALTAVVRRHDALRTVFHAADDTLTASVLAPGEADLDVQEIAPSADGPQAALTSFAAPPFALDGRPLIRAGVLADGDDDVLCFVVHHLVFDTVSAGVFTRSLARAYARVLRGEQPYPPDEGTGPVPVLDEPAPRSRSTDFWRDHLAGFDPGALETDCGTGHNPDRPTLAGGRLDHTLSPGATAAVRKLAKELRAPEAVVLLAAYYLLLAAHGAGPDLVVGTPVNVRGDGAADAIGYHVNTLPLRTAVDPGEPFRALVTRTRNVFFGALSHADAPVDGLLGEVARPGASWRGSLFRHVFNYVPAPGDAGLTFGDAPARTEPAETGYCKFDLELNVLATPDTLSLRAVHGTEALAEADARALVRRYDALLSGLGEAADRTVAEIEVGTDADRAALRTGYEETVRAGGAAGFVAAPDGREALPGVRGELCLVATSRPAADDGYDGEHPLHGPYRRTGELARRGHDGTLEVLGRADRRVTVHGVPVQLDRLEALLASEDGVRAAAAVLRKGDDTGTGGLVAFLAAPDDPQLLDRLRKRVGAELPAAAEPGAFVVLDALPTAADGRPDLAELERRAAADGATGAGASDDSDGQLLADLIELWQDILERDDVGPQANFFELGGHSLLAAKVAQRSGKLAGVRVRLADVFANPTPVTLAEHLRAARA
- a CDS encoding AAA family ATPase; the protein is MPPYALVIYVTSRPPADMRSISFGSFRAVRGNARRPGVRGSSRHLEVLLTRKHYVGGSAMTLVGRKEELAVLRRMFADVQCGRGGVIIVTGSAALGKTGMLHAAAEQALQSGARWLSATACSSEQLLPLGVMSQLLRSAPLDEPATRRAEQLLGEGVEPAAVGGPDASEGRSARIHQGLCEVLLTLAAETPLVITVDDVHQADAASMRCLSHLTRRLRSARIMVVLSKQLEAEPDLTPYTDMSREPHVGHLGLRPLTEPEVAGLLGRRFDDDAARRLAPAVFAVSGGNPLLATVLADATGSARAGRTGRAPVPAEPVVDEMFRQAVLTCLRRGDAKTGRVARALAVLDDAWSFDVLCRALDIDTLCAERAVRILEAAGLLVAGRFRHPAMRSAILDGMPAAERALLHRRCARLLHDTGSPALDIARQLIGAGGAPDPSAVPVLREAAEQALAGDDAATAIRCLELAHRAALDHRQHVAVIADLARAELRVNLPAATRHLRSLLAPARDPRLRSAGVLAVIRRHLLWSVEERQAVEALRAPGPSGAGEDRQLATERQLTRMWLGCTFPSLLEDFPAYPAEPAPDGSTPATIALNPELLAATLLSTALRDEDGKDVVADAEHILQNAALGDHTFEMLAFAILALFHSDRLDKAAVWCRSLQAQAVARRAPTWQAVFAALQAQIALRQGELSAAEEHARTALRLIPRRIWGPFGFLASGAVALACTAMGKDTEAADQLTGSLPETAFDSLYGLYHLHARGQHHLANNRLQAALGDFLACGELMTAWGVDVPTLVPWRSAAAEVLIQLGDRARARELLDEQLARPRANSPRLRGTTLRLRAATVELQRRPALLTEAVEELQSAHNPYELARALADLGDAHRALGAAGRARMVSRQAWNAARHCQAEPLLRRLKPSPGAEEVDRPLRVQAGPADIASLSSAERRVATLATLGYTNREISRKLHITVSTVEQHLTRVYRKLNVRHRTEIPSDLDLVVDSRRVGAERPVG
- a CDS encoding VOC family protein, translated to MVHVLSSRVLLRPSDPERSRAFYGEALGLEIYREFGTGPERGTVYFLGGGFLEVSGRAAQPATDTLQLWLQVADAAAAHEELLAHGVEVLRPPVQEPWGLIEMWIADPDGHRIVLTEVPADHPLRYRP